A stretch of Paraburkholderia phenazinium DNA encodes these proteins:
- a CDS encoding LysR substrate-binding domain-containing protein — protein MRRLPPLNALQIFETVARHRSFTRAADHLCLTQGAVSRQILALEDYYKFPLFKRQAKGLTLTAEGELLLPAVKESFARIEEISLRLTRQRTDLALKVPTCVMRWMLPKIMQFQAEYPDLHVQITTTWQHDVDFQVEPFDAAIIYGSSPGADVQAVPLFEERLTPVCAPELLNDKPLDSVADLARHTLLHPTRDHRDWKMWLDHVEARDIDAAHGPSFDTLDLATNAALQGFGVAISDLALIDEDVAAKRLVRPFETVLTTGWRYYFVYPDCVAHQQKVNLFREWITEHWTE, from the coding sequence ATGCGACGACTTCCCCCGCTGAACGCGCTGCAGATCTTCGAGACCGTGGCTCGCCACCGCAGCTTCACACGTGCGGCCGACCATCTCTGTCTGACGCAGGGTGCGGTCAGCCGGCAGATTCTCGCGCTTGAGGACTACTACAAGTTTCCGCTGTTCAAGCGTCAGGCGAAAGGCCTCACGCTCACGGCTGAGGGCGAGTTGCTGCTGCCCGCGGTGAAGGAGAGTTTCGCGCGTATCGAGGAAATCTCGTTGCGGCTCACGCGCCAGCGTACCGATCTGGCCTTGAAGGTGCCGACCTGCGTGATGCGCTGGATGCTGCCGAAAATCATGCAGTTTCAGGCCGAGTACCCGGATCTGCACGTGCAGATCACCACCACCTGGCAGCATGATGTCGACTTTCAGGTCGAGCCGTTCGATGCGGCGATCATCTATGGCTCGTCGCCGGGTGCGGACGTGCAGGCCGTGCCGCTCTTCGAAGAACGCCTGACGCCGGTCTGCGCGCCCGAACTCCTCAACGACAAGCCGCTCGATAGCGTCGCCGATCTGGCGCGCCACACGCTGCTGCACCCAACCCGCGATCACCGTGACTGGAAGATGTGGCTCGATCATGTGGAGGCGCGCGATATCGACGCCGCCCACGGCCCGAGCTTCGACACGCTCGACCTGGCGACCAACGCGGCCTTACAAGGGTTTGGCGTCGCGATCAGCGACCTCGCGCTGATCGACGAGGACGTGGCGGCCAAGCGTCTGGTGAGACCTTTCGAAACGGTGTTGACGACGGGATGGCGCTACTACTTCGTCTATCCGGACTGTGTCGCGCATCAGCAGAAGGTCAATCTCTTCCGTGAGTGGATCACGGAACATTGGACCGAATGA